The Telopea speciosissima isolate NSW1024214 ecotype Mountain lineage unplaced genomic scaffold, Tspe_v1 Tspe_v1.0679, whole genome shotgun sequence DNA window TAATTAATTTTCAGAACTTTGAACGTAATTGCACTCAAGTAAGTGTTTGCTGCCATGTCCCTATCCCCATGTTTCCCCCTTGGTTTTTCTTGTTATGTTGTTGCCTCTAATTAGGATATTGATTGCTTATTAATATCCTGTTTTAACTTCATGTTAAGTATTTTTATATGCTGCTGCCAGTCCATCTTCATAACTTTGCCCTAGGAGATTACCTTTAGTCCAACCTACCTAACCAGCCCTTATAGGACCCGTAGTCCCTAGGGTTTCCCCTACAtcaaaatagactcaaaacatggctggacttatagagtcctaatccagcccaacttaaatagtcacacgaccacttaaccaagtcacatgatcacttaagtgatcacatgaccactaattacataaaaataaaactaagtaaggaatcccgtatgcaaccaaattacccatattttaggcccataaaagtggcctattacatagaaaacccatgggatcaaaggcccaacatgtatataattcaaccctagacttattcctaagcaaagaagccctatttggtgatgaatctacaTCACATCATTTGACAGATTCTGATGGATTATGCTTACCTCCTTCTCCTCTATCTCTTCCCAATCTTCATCACTTACTTTCTTCGGTTTCTTCGACTTCCCCAACAGATTCTTCGCCAAACCCTGCTGTATCAAAAGATCCTTCATCCTTCGCCGTCAAAGGATGAAGTTGTTCTTCCCATTGAACTTCTCGATGTCATACTTGACACTCGATCCCTTCCATGCCATCATGATAGCAAACCCCAGAAAATAGAAAACctggaggctctgataccaatttgttGAAAAAAGGAATCCTAACACGATGtggaaaaaaatggaaatcacaaacaacaatcacTCAATGAACaaaaggatttacgtggttcggcaagattgctTACGTGCACGGTGAGATTAGATTTGTTTCACtgtcaatggagaatagggttacagccaGTCGTCCTCACACGTCTCTCAGATTTTattacaaagaaagaacccTCGCTACACATTTATAGTGCAACCCTATACATgaattttaccaaaatacccatatagtgaatacaagacatcatacccCCCAACAGTTTGTGTAGCTAATTTCTGTATGAACGAACTTAAATCTCAAAGTGATGTTCTAAttaatgaaatcaaaatttgtaCTGGTATCTTCTGTACTTTGTTCCCACTTCCCATTTGCATAGAAACAGTTTGAGGGAATCAACATACCTCACAGGTtgaaggaaaattctatagaaCAGCAGTCGttcgaccagctatgatgtatggggcagaatgttgggcggttaagaagcatcatatagataagctacgtgtaacagagatgaggatgtggagatggatgtgtaacaaaactaggaaggataaagtaaagaatgaaCATATTAGAACTGATTTGGTTGTTGCACTGATTCATAATAAGCTCTgtgaaagtcgtttgaggtggcatagccatgttcaacaaaggccttgggagttgggatgcatcagtatggaggagtgatttgtttcagattgaaggaactaaaagagctaggtgCAGACCGAAAATGATTCTAGGGGATggagtgaggaaagacatgcatagtatAGGCCTCGTCTCAAGTATGACATCGAATAGAGCTGAGTGGAGGGcagggatccatgtagccggccCTATTTAGGTGATATAATGCTGTGTTGCTGTTGATGTTGTTGTGCCCTTTCTTTgtactattattattaatatttttctttgcaatgatccatgtagccgaccccattacgTTGGGAAAAGTCTTGAGTTGTTATTTTGTTGTAACATACCTAGCAGGTTGGGTTTTCAGTTTGTTGGAATGTCAATCTATCCACTGTTACATGGTGATATTTGATCTCATCTTTACCTCAGTGCCAATGTTGTTGTTTTGGTGCATTTTCACTGCTAATGGCAATGTATAGATATTGATCAATTCATCAATGTAATCATGTATCTAGATGTAAAGAGGTTGTAGGATTCACAGTTGGTCGATGGTGTGAAAACCAGATTTCTGATTGGTAGTGGTGGCTTCTACGTTGTTGTTGTGAAAAGTCCttcaatttaaacaaaaaacaaaaacataagaTGAGACAAGGGGAGAAGTCCACTTGGTGGCTATACTATTGAGGTTAGCCCTTTTTAAGTGGTGGAAAGGGTTCTCACCTCAGTCGAGCATTCGATTCAGTTTGAGGTGTTTATTTAACATATAGTAAGTGGCTGGAGTCCACATGGTGGCTATACCACTAAGGTAGGTTACAAAATTTGACTTGTGGCCTTCTAGATGGTCCCATAACCATCCAACAGCTGGAATGGCTGGCATCATGCCTCCATGTGGCTCAAGTTGGCGACCTAGTTGATTATTTCGTGATCTATTCTATTagttgaaaaagaaattttttattatctaaCATTTACTTGATTTTGCTTAATTAGACTCGTATTTTCCTTCTCCACAGGGCACAGGAAGATTGCCATAGTTTAAGCTGAATTAATTGGATATCTTGTGATATCCGTATCAGTTGGCAAAAACATTTCCTTGATTTGTTGCATCAAATAGACTATTAGTTTCCTTAACCTTCAATTTTATTGGCAGGGTGATTCGTCGTCGGCAGAGTCAGCCAGAGGCTTACAGACTCTATCTTGAACTCCTAAAGCAATACACATTTTCCTTTGCTCCAGTGGGAATGAATTCTTCGAGAGAGAAGTAAGTATTGTTATTGCCTGTCTTTCAAAGTTTTAATGATGTGGGCACATGTACTACAGAAGAGAGAGCAGGAAGAGAAGCGTAGGGCTATACTGTTTAAGTTCTTATAGATTTCCTGAGTTTCTTGTCGGTCTTTCCCTTTCTTAAGTACTTGTTTCTTTTAGCTCTTTGTAACAATTCTTCATTGCCAATATTCTCACAGTAAATCTGACCTTGTAGGGTCATCTATTATGTAACCCTGTTCCCACACCCATGTATCTAAACTCGTCAGTCCTTTTGACATTTGGATTTAaccccttctccccccccccaaaaaaaaaaaaaaaaaaaaaaaaagagaaaaaagaaggtactatatgaataaaaaatcttaGTGATTTATCCACCCTGAAAAAATCTTAGTGTATTTCAtgtattttaaatatttaatacTTCGAGCATCAGAAGCATTTCTTTGATTgtgcgctctctctctctctctcttagtgaTTTTGGTCTTGTTTATTGTAAAAGAATACCATTTATTTCAGGGTGGATAAATCAAGCATTCTACCAACCTTTGTTATGTCCCTATTTGTAGGGATAGAGACATACAAGTATCGATAGATTCGGCACAGTTACCAATGCTGTCACTAAAGGATCAGTCATTCTTATCAAAACTTACAGATTTCTCTGTCTTTTGCAGGATCGTAAAATCTGTTGATGATGCACTGCAACTTTCACAGACTTTTGGGGTTTGTGTATTGGATCTTGGACATGCATTTGTCTTGTTTCTTTTTACtgttatcattagtttaattgaTTGTGTATTGGATGATTGGGGATTGCAACCAACGTCAATAGACAAACTCAGTTGCATATTTGGAGTTGAAGAACATCAGAATATGGATATAAGTTCTCAAGCGAACCAAAATGATGAAAGAAATGAACATCGTGAACTACTACGCAGAAGGAATGCTTTTATGGCTATGGAGGTCTTGGGAATACtgacagaaaatagaaaagcaATGGTTCTGCTTCGTCTAGTCCACTTGAACATGTAAGCCCCATTCCTTGCCAAGTGTGTTTTCTTATTTCCCCTCTTCAGGAACTCTTATTATTTCCAGATTTCAAACAGGTGTTATTGTTcagat harbors:
- the LOC122648272 gene encoding mediator of RNA polymerase II transcription subunit 33B-like; protein product: MNSSREKIVKSVDDALQLSQTFGVCVLDLGHAFVLFLFTVIISLIDCVLDDWGLQPTSIDKLSCIFGVEEHQNMDISSQANQNDERNEHRELLRRRNAFMAMEVLGILTENRKAMVLLRLVHLNM